Proteins co-encoded in one Octopus bimaculoides isolate UCB-OBI-ISO-001 chromosome 9, ASM119413v2, whole genome shotgun sequence genomic window:
- the LOC106868253 gene encoding uncharacterized protein LOC106868253 isoform X3 — MLVQGYKKDIKKLWFSQEKIRDYKYYTKETNQFSPYRNRSNSVDVLNYVRKFEKRNKVNLAERMSIYSLKLPTKLLSTKRPRIITKRLSNIEAEHLACELTYINKILLLKVRIDDVQSINSQCISEMYANNSLVIWMTFSEQMRNMVVAEVVIQKDMLERLQAMRYFMKVAIVCWKIQNFNTTANILCAFHSPAIYNLKKAWDCFKMKYPFTYHSFQKLSSVFFEDNCRSYRNAFRKAIDNPPYIPWISHFLNHTIIPTWKTYVHGWKKNRIRNLLNEKLQPLQCRRYITNSNLYISELTKTRSYKDWRNMSDPTIKQSIKGPKTNEENNLVNTTQHKVSYKEFFPEVNKYHMDIKDIDIQNAEGSYKKTTTQKLNKAELNLALGQIKHGIVSDDLTNKKAYRFRTHYQVQRYQLKSSDEKRGKSTSTKSKTDSSPTTSTSDNMPKSTSTSNANGEESISIASSFSLPTENINKSSVPNNKGKTNQIEKRNEANDQEVDENISASFVVSQNTKEGQITGGKRVLSATNSDSSDYREVVEISQEYVKENDTQNICKTLPKLSFSQSSVLNENANKLVPTMRRRSETCFHVVYQHPLSMNENMSEPEYFQGVSVSSSIEKLSRTLPDISAEKLSFENISKEVSIFQKYPEKTNSLKHNHEEDGVLEHDYEESHAIEQVSKEIGVFHTISEQGSILKNIPGEDCDLQAISGEVKPFNNVSDEVSIAEKFQEVSCAFKHLRDEIIALENLPEEANVLENILNESDAFDKIRDVAGALEMFVKEVGCFEMLLLKEDAFEKIREIADVVKTIVEEVSGYKNACKQVTDNISNTLVNEASRDVNKQINEKQENRLCEVPLKLSYSKSSISSKSSAKSVSYISSKRHFKNINEKDGKDQSVRFNISKSNISTKMTSEISSRSMSDVRKPRSASFRSSNESVKSNPTAPCVQASKTKPLKRNIPQNSIQKKKLKKSDEKTEANTKKENILQAKNIHTKQRVLNTEKKASNSTGGERCCKCGAETDSNLNKEDHIVQNSNRSALNLRDKMRSKIREILMKKYKGNCSTTNLDQTLYNFYKLKGGKSCSAAYFDLWKCSLCGCDVCIYADLPQSLLLCFQKAANCYNFQSQYNVRMFLKSYIFTEMEKLFTESKN, encoded by the exons ATGCTAGTGCAAGGTTATAAAAAGGATATTAAAAAG cTATGGTTTTCTCAAGAGAAAATTCGAGATTACAAATATTATACCAAAGAAACAAATCA ATTTTCGCCATATCGGAACAGATCAAATTCTGTTGACGTTTTAAACTACGTAAGAAAATTTG aaaaaagaaacaaagtgaaCCTTGCTGAAAGAATGtcaatatattcattgaaattgCCTACCAAATTACTTAGCACTAAAAGACCACG GATAATAACAAAGAGATTATCAAATATCGAAGCAGAACATTTAGCATGTGAATTGACTTACATAAATAAGATACTTCTTTTGAAAGTAAGGATAGATGATGTACAGAGTATAAACTCCCAATGTATTTCAGAG ATGTACGCAAATAACAGTCTGGTAATATGGATGACGTTCTCAGAACAAATGAGGAATATGGTTGTTGCAGAAGTGGTCATTCAAAAAGATATGCTTGAAAGATTACAAGCCATGCGCTATTTCATGAAG gtTGCCATTGTTTGTTGGAAGATACAAAACTTCAATACGACAGCCAACATACTTTGTGCTTTTCACTCCCCAGCAATTTATAACCTGAAGAAAGCATGGGACTGTTTCAAGATGAAATATCCCTTCACATATCA TTCGTTTCAGAAACTTTCATCCGTTTTCTTCGAAGATAATTGTCGATCCTACCGCAATGCATTTAGAAAAGCTATTGATAATCCACCGTACATTCCATGGATTTCCCATTTTTTAAACCACACAATAATTCCAACATGGAAAACTTACGTACATGGTTGGAAGAAAAACCGAATCCGAAATTTACTAAATGAGAAACTACAACCACTTCAATGTAGAAGATACATAACTAATTCAAACTTGTATATCTCAGAGTTAACCAAAACCCGAAGTTATAAAGATTGGAGGAATATGAGTGACCCGACGATAAAGCAATCTATCAAAGGTCCAAAAACTAATGAAGAAAATAATCTTGTAAATACAACTCAACATAAAGTATCATATAAAGAATTTTTTCCGGAAGTTAATAAATATCACATGGATATCAAGGACATAGATATCCAGAATGCAGAAGGttcatataaaaaaacaacaactcaaaAATTGAATAAAGCAGAGTTAAATCTCGCTTTAGGTCAAATAAAACATGGGATTGTATCCGACGATTTAACTAACAAAAAAGCCTATCGATTTCGCACTCATTATCAAGTACAACGTTATCAATTAAAATCCAGCGACGAAAAAAGAGGAAAATCAACTTCTACAAAATCCAAAACAGATTCTTCTCCGACGACAAGTACTTCAGATAATATGCCAAAATCTACGTCGACCAGTAACGCAAACGGTGAAGAAAGTATTTCAATCGCATCAAGTTTTAGTTTGccaacagaaaatataaacaaatcgaGTGTTccaaataataaaggaaaaacaaatcaaatagaAAAACGTAACGAAGCCAATGATCAGGAAGTGGACGAAAATATCTCTGCATCGTTTGTTGTAAGTCAAAACACAAAAGAAGGGCAAATAACTGGTGGTAAGCGAGTGCTTTCAGCAACAAACTCTGACAGCAGTGATTACAGGGAGGTTGTTGAAATTTCTCAAGAATATGTTAAAGAGAATGatacacaaaatatatgcaaaacCCTTCCGAAATTAAGTTTCTCTCAATCAAGCGTTTTGAATGAGAATGCTAACAAATTAGTTCCGACAATGAGACGAAGGAGTGAAACttgttttcatgttgtttaccaGCACCCTTTGTCAATGAATGAAAACATGAGCGAGCCAGAATACTTTCAAGGCGTTTCAGTGTCTTCATCGATAGAAAAACTCAGTAGAACATTACCAGATATTTCAGCAGAAAAGTTATCTTTCGAAAATATTAGTAAAGAAGTtagtatttttcaaaaatatcctGAAAAAACAAACTCTTTAAAACACAATCATGAAGAAGATGGCGTTTTAGAACATGATTATGAAGAATCTCATGCCATAGAACAAGTTTCTAAAGAAATTGGCGTTTTCCATACAATTTCCGAGCAAGgtagtattttgaaaaatattcctGGAGAAGATTGTGATCTTCAAGCAATTTCTGGTGAAGTTAAACCTTTCAATAATGTCTCCGACGAAGTGAGTATTGCCGAAAAGTTTCAGGAAGTATCCTGTGCTTTCAAACACCTTCGCGATGAAATTATTGCATTGGAAAATTTGCCGGAAGAAGCCAATGTTTTAGAAAACATTCTTAACGAAAGTGATGCTTTCGATAAAATCCGTGACGTGGCCGGTGCTTTAGAAATGTTTGTCAAAGAAGTCGGTTGTTTCGAAATGCTTCTTCTCAAAGAAGACGCCTTCGAGAAAATTCGTGAAATAGCCGATGTTGTGAAAACAATTGTTGAAGAAGTTAGTGGCTATAAAAATGCTTGTAAACAAGTTACTGATAACATCTCGAATACATTAGTAAATGAGGCAagtagagatgtaaacaaacaaattaatgagAAACAGGAGAATAGACTATGTGAAGTTCCTTTGAAATTGAGTTACTCTAAGTCAAGTATTTCCAGTAAGAGTAGTGCTAAGTCAGTGAGTTACATATCaagtaaaagacattttaaaaatatcaacgAGAAAGATGGTAAGGACCAGTCTGTTAGATTTAATATTTCCAAGtcaaatatttcaacaaagaTGACAAGTGAAATATCAAGTCGCTCGATGAGTGATGTAAGGAAACCTCGCTCAGCTTCTTTTAGATCATCCAATGAATCAGTTAAAAGTAATCCCACAGCTCCATGTGTCCAGGCATCGAAGACTAAACCGCTTAAGAGAAATATTCCTCAAAATTCTATTCAAAAGAAGAAGCTGAAAAAGAGTGACGAGAAAACAGAAGCGAACAccaaaaaagagaatatattgcAAGCGAAAAACATACATACG AAACAAAGAGTattaaacacagagaaaaaagcaTCTAACAGTACCGGTGGCGAAAGATGTTGCAAATGCGGCGCTGAAACAGATTCAAACTTAAACAAAG aGGATCACATTGTTCAAAATTCGAACCGCTCCGCCCTGAATCTACGGGATAAAATGAGATCAAAGATAAGGGAAATACTTATGAAAAAGTACAAAGGGAATTGTTCAACTACCAATCTTGATCAGACTTTATATAACTTCTATAAACTCAAAGGTGGGAAAAGCTGTTCTGCAGCATATTTCGATCTCTGGAAATGCTCACTGTGTGGTTGTGATGTTTGTATCTATGCTGATCTCCCTCAGTCTTTACTTCTATGTTTTCAGAAAGCAGCAAACTGTTACAACTTTCAAAGTCAATATAACGTAAGAATGTTTCTGAAATCCTACATTTTCACAGAAATGGAAAAATTGTTTACCGAAAGTAAAAATTAA